In the genome of Telluria beijingensis, one region contains:
- the pilM gene encoding type IV pilus biogenesis protein PilM: protein MRLFKKAKKRDGWLTVALARDGMTLASVKRQDGARPQLRLAQLLPGSIGVEALEKAARECKAPLRHCTALLAGGEYQILNVEAPNVPREEMKTAVRWRLKDILDFPVLEATIDVLDIPLDANSRAQQSLFVVAAKNGVIQPRQKLFLDAKVDLHAIDIPEMAQRNISAMLEPEGRGVAMLSFGDDGGLLTVSYRGELYLSRRFDVTLAQLLEPDHERKHQSFDKITLELQRSLDHFERQYSFISIAKLVLGPSPVSGLDEYLSSNLYTPVETLDLATLFDLSRTPELADLAQQQRFFLAIGAALREGEGA, encoded by the coding sequence ATGCGTTTGTTTAAGAAAGCAAAAAAAAGGGATGGCTGGCTGACCGTGGCGCTTGCCCGTGACGGCATGACGCTGGCAAGCGTCAAGCGCCAGGATGGCGCCCGGCCGCAGTTGCGCCTGGCGCAACTCCTGCCTGGATCGATCGGGGTCGAGGCGCTCGAGAAGGCCGCGCGCGAATGCAAGGCGCCGCTGCGCCACTGTACCGCCTTGCTGGCCGGCGGCGAATACCAGATCCTCAACGTCGAGGCCCCGAATGTCCCGCGTGAGGAAATGAAGACGGCGGTGCGCTGGCGCCTGAAGGACATCCTCGATTTCCCGGTGCTCGAAGCCACCATCGACGTGCTCGACATCCCGCTCGACGCCAACTCGCGCGCCCAGCAATCGCTGTTCGTGGTCGCCGCAAAGAATGGCGTGATCCAGCCGCGCCAGAAGCTGTTCCTCGACGCCAAGGTCGACCTGCACGCGATCGACATCCCGGAGATGGCCCAGCGCAATATCTCGGCCATGCTGGAACCCGAGGGCCGCGGCGTCGCCATGTTGTCGTTCGGCGACGACGGCGGCCTGCTGACGGTGTCCTACCGCGGCGAGCTGTACCTGTCGCGCCGCTTCGACGTCACGCTGGCCCAGCTGCTCGAGCCGGACCACGAGCGCAAGCACCAGAGCTTCGACAAGATCACCCTCGAGCTGCAGCGCTCGCTGGACCATTTCGAGCGCCAGTATTCCTTCATCAGCATCGCCAAGCTGGTGCTGGGCCCATCGCCCGTGAGCGGCCTGGACGAGTACCTGTCGAGCAACCTGTACACGCCGGTCGAGACGCTCGACCTGGCCACGCTGTTCGACCTGTCGCGCACGCCGGAGCTGGCGGACCTGGCGCAGCAACAGCGTTTCTTTTTGGCGATCGGCGCCGCGCTGCGCGAAGGCGAGGGCGCATGA
- a CDS encoding type II secretion system protein encodes MKTSFNKKAQSGFTLIELIVVIVILGILAATALPKFSGLSGDARIATLNAVKGSLSSTSAMLHGRALINPNPQNGAFTVEGGINVPMGTTGYANASTQLAAAAGLGADDYTIADEGTVLKITPKSVPSALATTCHVTYTEPASADAAPVIALANNLKCE; translated from the coding sequence ATGAAAACCAGTTTCAACAAGAAAGCGCAGAGTGGTTTCACCCTGATCGAACTGATCGTCGTGATCGTCATCCTGGGCATCCTGGCAGCGACTGCCTTGCCGAAGTTTTCCGGCCTGAGCGGCGATGCGCGCATCGCCACCCTGAACGCGGTCAAGGGTTCGCTGTCGTCGACCTCGGCCATGCTGCATGGCCGCGCCCTGATCAACCCGAATCCGCAGAATGGCGCCTTCACGGTGGAAGGCGGCATCAACGTCCCGATGGGAACGACCGGCTACGCGAACGCGAGCACCCAACTGGCCGCCGCCGCCGGACTGGGCGCCGACGACTACACGATCGCCGACGAAGGCACCGTGCTGAAGATCACGCCGAAAAGCGTGCCGTCGGCCCTGGCAACCACCTGCCACGTGACCTATACCGAGCCAGCCAGCGCCGATGCCGCGCCGGTGATCGCGCTCGCCAACAACCTCAAGTGCGAATAA
- a CDS encoding type II secretion system F family protein, whose amino-acid sequence MPYFAYKGRNGRGELTQGVLEGADSAAVADLLLGSGVTPLDISVTSKASTGTGTGLGWRQRLFEKKVTSMDVQLFSRQLYTLLKSGVPIMRGLAGLQESAISPAFGRVIKDLRESLDAGRELSAAMMRHPQCFTPFYLSMVKVGEMTGRLEEVFLRLFDHLEFDRDMRERVKTALRYPGFVVVAMIIAMVVVNIFVIPQFATVFKSFGAELPLMTRILLATSAFTITWWPALAGSALLGWFGFRAWTRTLKGRLAWDRYKLRLPIAGKILHKGTMARFARSFALSLRSGVPIVHALTVVSQTADNAYLSSRIEQMRDGVERGDSILRTSTAANVFTPIVLQMIAVGEETGAIDDLMDEIAQMYEREVDYELKTLSSQIEPILISFLGAMVLVLALGIFLPIWDLGQAALHTK is encoded by the coding sequence ATGCCATATTTCGCCTACAAGGGCCGCAACGGACGCGGCGAATTGACGCAGGGCGTGCTGGAAGGCGCCGACAGTGCGGCCGTGGCCGACCTGCTGCTGGGCAGCGGCGTCACGCCGCTCGACATCAGCGTCACCAGCAAGGCCTCGACCGGCACCGGCACCGGCCTCGGTTGGCGCCAGCGCCTGTTCGAGAAGAAGGTGACCTCGATGGACGTGCAACTGTTCAGCCGCCAGCTGTATACGCTGCTGAAATCGGGCGTGCCGATCATGCGCGGCCTGGCCGGGCTGCAGGAGTCGGCCATCAGCCCGGCGTTCGGGCGCGTGATCAAGGACTTGCGCGAGTCGCTCGACGCCGGCCGTGAACTATCGGCCGCGATGATGCGCCATCCGCAGTGCTTCACGCCGTTCTACCTGTCGATGGTGAAGGTGGGCGAGATGACTGGCCGCCTGGAAGAAGTGTTCCTGCGCCTGTTCGACCACCTGGAATTCGACCGCGACATGCGCGAGCGGGTCAAGACGGCGCTGCGCTATCCGGGCTTCGTGGTGGTCGCGATGATCATCGCCATGGTGGTCGTCAACATCTTCGTCATCCCGCAATTCGCCACCGTGTTCAAGTCCTTCGGCGCCGAGCTGCCGCTGATGACGCGCATCCTGCTGGCGACATCCGCCTTCACCATCACCTGGTGGCCGGCGCTGGCGGGAAGTGCGCTGCTCGGCTGGTTCGGCTTTCGTGCCTGGACCCGCACGCTGAAGGGGCGCCTGGCCTGGGATCGCTACAAGCTGCGCCTGCCGATCGCCGGCAAGATCCTCCACAAGGGCACCATGGCGCGCTTCGCGCGCAGCTTCGCGCTATCGCTGCGCAGCGGCGTGCCGATCGTGCATGCGCTGACCGTGGTATCGCAGACCGCCGACAATGCCTACCTGAGTTCGCGCATCGAGCAGATGCGCGACGGCGTCGAGCGCGGCGACAGCATCCTGCGCACCTCGACCGCGGCCAATGTGTTTACCCCGATCGTGCTGCAGATGATCGCGGTGGGCGAAGAGACCGGCGCCATCGACGACTTGATGGACGAGATCGCGCAGATGTACGAGCGCGAGGTGGACTACGAACTCAAGACGCTGTCGAGCCAGATCGAGCCGATCCTGATTTCCTTCCTGGGCGCAATGGTGCTGGTGCTGGCGCTGGGGATTTTCTTGCCGATCTGGGACCTGGGACAGGCGGCGCTGCACACGAAATGA
- a CDS encoding GspE/PulE family protein, whose translation MARPEKVRLGEVLMQQKLLSEEQLQQALADQKRTGRKLGRVFVESGFVTEDQISGALARQLDIPYLNLKFYNINADLVRLLPETAARRFRALVLEDRRETMLVGVSDPTDLFAYDEIARLLKKGIELAVVNETEVLGAIDRIYRRTGEITGLAREVEADLGDASIDFGALAANPGLEEAPIVKLLQSVFDDAAQVRASDIHIEPQDGRLQIRFRIDGVLHLQTEADLKVATPLALRLKLMADLDISEKRLPQDGRFAVKVRNQRIDVRISTMPTQYGESVVMRLLNQVGANLRLDAIGMPARLVERFRAIVARPNGLVLVTGPTGSGKTTTLYSALSELNSVEKKLITVEDPVEYRLSGINQVQVNDKIELTFARVLRSALRQDPDIVLVGEMRDQETASIGLRAAMTGHLVLSTLHTNDAASTPLRLMDMGVPRYMVSGSLQAVLAQRLVRVICESCTVDYQPAANEIDWLRAELGEHAATTRFHHGKGCSHCNGTGYRGRTGVYELLEMTRPVLDAVNHPDPGHFLKAAQAEMRGATMRRHAVALAVQGRSTIAEAMRISNQADD comes from the coding sequence ATGGCAAGGCCTGAGAAAGTCCGGCTCGGCGAAGTGCTGATGCAACAGAAACTGTTGAGCGAAGAACAACTTCAGCAGGCGCTGGCCGACCAGAAGCGCACCGGCCGCAAGCTGGGCCGCGTGTTCGTCGAGAGCGGCTTCGTCACCGAAGACCAGATCTCGGGCGCCCTGGCGCGCCAGCTCGATATCCCCTACCTGAACCTCAAGTTCTACAATATCAATGCCGACCTGGTGCGCCTGCTGCCCGAGACGGCGGCGCGGCGCTTCCGCGCGCTGGTGCTGGAAGACCGCAGGGAGACGATGCTGGTCGGCGTCTCCGACCCGACCGACCTGTTCGCCTACGACGAGATCGCGCGCCTGCTCAAGAAAGGCATCGAGCTGGCAGTGGTCAACGAGACCGAGGTGCTGGGCGCGATCGACCGCATCTACCGCCGCACCGGCGAGATCACCGGCCTGGCGCGCGAGGTCGAGGCCGACCTGGGCGACGCCTCGATCGACTTCGGCGCGCTGGCCGCCAATCCGGGGCTCGAGGAAGCGCCGATCGTCAAGCTGCTGCAGTCGGTATTCGACGACGCGGCCCAGGTGCGCGCCTCGGACATCCACATCGAGCCGCAGGACGGCCGGCTGCAGATCCGCTTCCGCATCGACGGCGTGCTGCACCTGCAGACCGAGGCCGACCTCAAGGTGGCCACGCCGCTGGCGCTGCGCCTCAAGCTGATGGCCGACCTCGACATCTCCGAGAAGCGCCTGCCGCAGGACGGCCGCTTCGCGGTCAAGGTGCGCAACCAGCGCATCGACGTGCGTATCTCGACCATGCCGACCCAGTACGGCGAATCGGTCGTCATGCGTCTGCTGAACCAGGTCGGCGCCAATTTGCGGCTGGATGCGATCGGCATGCCGGCGCGCCTGGTCGAGCGCTTCCGCGCTATCGTCGCCCGCCCCAACGGCCTGGTGCTGGTGACCGGGCCCACCGGCAGCGGCAAGACCACGACCCTGTACAGCGCCCTGTCCGAGCTGAACTCGGTCGAGAAGAAGCTGATCACGGTCGAGGACCCGGTCGAATACCGGCTGTCCGGCATCAACCAGGTGCAGGTCAACGACAAGATCGAGCTGACCTTCGCGCGCGTGCTGCGCTCGGCGCTGCGGCAAGACCCAGACATCGTGCTGGTGGGCGAGATGCGCGACCAGGAAACCGCCTCCATCGGCCTGCGCGCCGCGATGACGGGCCACCTGGTGCTGTCGACCCTGCACACCAACGATGCCGCCAGCACGCCGCTGCGCCTGATGGACATGGGCGTGCCGCGCTATATGGTCAGCGGCTCGCTGCAGGCGGTGCTGGCACAGCGCCTGGTGCGCGTGATCTGCGAGAGCTGCACGGTGGACTACCAGCCGGCCGCCAACGAAATCGACTGGCTGCGCGCCGAACTGGGCGAGCATGCCGCGACCACGCGCTTCCATCACGGCAAGGGCTGCTCGCACTGCAACGGCACCGGCTATCGCGGCCGCACCGGCGTCTATGAACTGCTGGAGATGACGCGGCCCGTGCTCGACGCCGTCAACCATCCGGATCCCGGCCACTTCCTCAAGGCGGCCCAGGCCGAGATGCGCGGCGCGACCATGCGCCGCCACGCCGTGGCGCTGGCGGTGCAGGGACGCTCGACGATCGCCGAGGCGATGCGGATCAGTAACCAGGCCGACGACTGA
- a CDS encoding response regulator, whose protein sequence is MPFARLPLPSIRAKLYILVLACALPILLGYIALARDAAVRERDHVARDARTVAEVLAAAVDRDIESGETAARVLANTAMMARGDMAAIHEVARSLLRPDFPAQAFVLSLPNGIPLINTRYPLGAPLPRAGNEEDIRRVAETGDTVASGLHRLDNGDQYALSVEVPIWHEGEVRFVLSVHLRPRRMAELLDSQHLPDGWIAAIHDRRLLTVSRSADAGQHLGAPMAPALAAAVARGGPGIVELAQASGPPTFAAFARSPEHGWVVTIRFPHDAAGALLGRSMAKTVAVIACLLAISLALAWALGGSIARAVQGLAGPAENLGRGAPLELPPSDIREVEAVAQALRRVDAELQEYRQGLETLVAERTRELERSKAQLETVYAAIPVGLCFMDTELRMVMVNDYLADINGRPARAHAGRTLPELLGPAGVEFETNYRRVIDSGRPLVEIEATGEVPSAPGVMRHWISSYYPVHGPDHKLMGVNAVVLDITERKRQQQRERDHQEMFRALFEAAGDAHLLLAYGASFVSANQAAADLFGFRDPAALLDESPASLSPLLQPDGRPSNEVALEHMRRTLDEGRLAFEWVHLRADGSPFHADVLLTRVDIGGVGMMQATVRDIGARVAAEAALRATGAQLEAALRLAEQASRAKSEFLANMSHELRTPMNAIVGLARLLEEGQLGRRERGYVARMRTAARSLLGMLSDLLDFSRIEAGQLTLERIPLRIDEILASVAVLNGPGAWARGVELVFAVDPALPPLLRGDPVRLEQVLLNLVGNAVKFTERGEIVLSIGLRAADDDTARLAFEVRDTGVGIAPEVQAGIFEVFSQADSSTVRKYGGAGLGLSIARRLVELAGGTLALDSAPGAGATFRFALDFAVLEPAPAAPPLAPDALRVLVADDNASARAALAAACAAFGWRVDTAPDGGAALAALGDARYDLAFVDSAMPGLDGLALIAAVRAAGMHLPRFCLLAPDPDTERYAELGDETGVAAVLGKPVTGAGLRAAVARLLGDAREAGAAPAAATLAGALAGMRVLLVEDNVINQEVASFIMAHAGATLDIAANGRAAVSMLQEDAAYDVVLMDLQMPVMNGFEATAAIRAAGLTLPIVAMTANAMDEDRRRSLEAGMQAHLAKPIDVDALVATLARVTRRPAPADGAGARPAAAALPAALPHLPGIDLKSTLPRFAGSVERFCALFVRFADGQGATVAELRAHVDAGDRTGAGQLAHRLRGVSANLGAGAAADAADALEQALRTADDGTVRLRLADLARELDALAASARELAPAQPESSPVLPPMDDGATLHAALAQLLHLLQNNNMKAIAAEAALRPALAAQAGQQAAVTLADAIATLRFDEAARQVARLLERKETP, encoded by the coding sequence TTGCCGTTCGCCCGTCTGCCGCTGCCTTCGATCCGCGCCAAGCTGTATATCCTGGTGCTGGCGTGCGCGCTGCCGATCCTGCTCGGCTACATCGCCCTGGCGCGCGACGCCGCCGTGCGCGAGCGCGACCATGTCGCGCGCGACGCCCGCACCGTGGCCGAAGTGCTGGCGGCGGCGGTGGACCGCGACATCGAGAGCGGCGAGACAGCGGCCCGGGTGCTGGCCAATACGGCGATGATGGCGCGCGGCGACATGGCCGCCATCCACGAGGTGGCGCGCAGCCTGCTGCGGCCCGATTTCCCGGCCCAGGCTTTCGTTCTGAGCCTGCCGAACGGGATCCCGCTGATCAATACCCGCTATCCGCTCGGCGCGCCGCTGCCGCGCGCCGGCAACGAGGAAGACATCCGGCGCGTGGCCGAAACCGGCGACACCGTGGCCTCCGGCCTGCACCGGCTGGACAACGGCGACCAGTACGCGCTGTCGGTCGAGGTGCCGATCTGGCACGAGGGCGAGGTGCGCTTCGTGCTCTCGGTCCACCTGCGCCCGCGCCGCATGGCCGAACTGCTCGACAGCCAGCACCTGCCGGACGGCTGGATCGCCGCCATCCACGACCGCCGCCTGCTGACCGTGTCGCGCAGCGCCGACGCCGGCCAGCACCTGGGAGCGCCGATGGCGCCGGCGCTCGCCGCGGCGGTGGCGCGCGGCGGCCCCGGCATCGTCGAGCTGGCGCAGGCCAGCGGGCCGCCAACCTTCGCCGCCTTCGCGCGCTCGCCGGAACATGGCTGGGTGGTGACGATCCGCTTTCCGCACGACGCCGCCGGCGCGCTGCTCGGCCGCTCGATGGCCAAGACCGTGGCCGTCATCGCCTGCCTGCTCGCGATCAGCCTGGCCCTGGCCTGGGCCCTGGGCGGCTCGATCGCGCGCGCCGTGCAGGGACTGGCAGGCCCCGCCGAGAACCTCGGGCGCGGTGCGCCGCTGGAGCTGCCGCCGTCGGACATCCGCGAGGTCGAGGCGGTGGCGCAGGCGCTGCGCCGGGTCGACGCCGAGCTGCAGGAATACCGCCAGGGACTCGAGACCCTGGTGGCCGAGCGCACGCGGGAACTGGAGCGCTCCAAGGCGCAGCTGGAAACCGTGTACGCCGCGATTCCGGTCGGGCTGTGCTTCATGGACACCGAGCTGCGGATGGTCATGGTCAACGACTACCTGGCCGACATCAACGGCCGTCCCGCGCGCGCCCACGCCGGCCGCACGCTGCCCGAGCTGCTCGGGCCGGCCGGCGTGGAATTCGAGACCAACTACCGGCGCGTGATCGACAGCGGCCGGCCGCTGGTCGAGATCGAGGCCACCGGCGAGGTTCCTTCCGCGCCGGGGGTGATGCGCCACTGGATCTCGAGCTACTACCCGGTGCATGGACCCGACCACAAGCTGATGGGCGTGAACGCTGTCGTGCTCGACATCACCGAGCGCAAGCGCCAGCAGCAGCGCGAGCGCGACCACCAGGAGATGTTCCGCGCCCTGTTCGAGGCTGCCGGCGACGCCCACCTGCTGCTGGCCTACGGCGCCAGCTTCGTCAGCGCCAACCAGGCCGCGGCCGACCTGTTCGGCTTTCGCGATCCGGCCGCCCTGCTCGACGAGTCGCCGGCCAGCCTGTCGCCGCTGCTGCAGCCCGACGGTCGCCCGAGCAACGAGGTGGCGCTCGAGCACATGCGGCGCACGCTCGACGAAGGCCGGCTGGCCTTCGAGTGGGTGCACCTGCGCGCCGACGGCAGCCCGTTCCACGCCGACGTGCTGCTGACCCGGGTCGACATCGGCGGGGTCGGCATGATGCAGGCGACGGTGCGCGACATCGGCGCCCGGGTCGCGGCCGAGGCGGCGCTGCGCGCAACAGGCGCCCAGCTCGAGGCGGCGCTGCGCCTGGCCGAGCAGGCCAGCCGCGCCAAGAGCGAATTCCTGGCCAATATGAGCCACGAGCTGCGCACGCCGATGAATGCCATCGTCGGCCTGGCGCGCCTGCTCGAAGAAGGCCAGCTGGGCCGCCGCGAGCGCGGCTACGTGGCGCGCATGCGCACCGCCGCCCGCTCGCTGCTGGGCATGCTGAGCGACCTGCTCGACTTCTCGCGCATCGAGGCCGGCCAGCTGACCCTGGAACGCATTCCGCTGCGCATCGACGAGATCCTGGCCAGCGTCGCGGTGCTGAACGGGCCGGGCGCCTGGGCCAGGGGCGTGGAACTGGTGTTCGCGGTCGACCCGGCGCTGCCGCCGCTGCTGCGCGGCGACCCGGTAAGGCTCGAGCAGGTCTTGCTCAACCTGGTCGGCAACGCGGTCAAGTTCACCGAACGCGGCGAGATCGTGCTGTCGATCGGGCTGCGCGCGGCGGACGATGACACGGCGCGCCTGGCGTTCGAGGTGCGCGACACCGGGGTCGGCATCGCACCCGAGGTCCAGGCCGGGATCTTCGAAGTATTCTCGCAGGCCGACAGCTCCACGGTGCGCAAGTACGGCGGCGCCGGCCTGGGCCTGTCGATCGCGCGCCGCCTGGTGGAACTGGCCGGCGGCACGCTGGCGCTGGACAGCGCGCCCGGCGCCGGCGCCACTTTCCGCTTCGCGCTCGACTTCGCGGTGCTGGAACCGGCGCCCGCCGCGCCGCCTTTGGCACCCGACGCGCTGCGGGTGCTGGTGGCCGACGACAACGCCAGTGCGCGCGCCGCCCTGGCCGCAGCCTGCGCCGCCTTCGGCTGGCGCGTCGACACGGCGCCGGACGGCGGCGCCGCCCTGGCCGCCCTGGGCGACGCGCGCTACGACCTGGCCTTCGTCGACAGCGCCATGCCCGGCCTGGACGGCCTGGCGCTGATCGCGGCCGTGCGGGCGGCCGGCATGCACCTTCCCCGATTCTGCCTGCTGGCCCCCGACCCCGATACCGAGCGCTATGCCGAACTGGGCGACGAAACGGGCGTGGCCGCGGTGCTGGGCAAGCCGGTCACCGGCGCCGGCCTGCGCGCGGCGGTGGCGCGCCTGCTGGGCGACGCCCGGGAAGCCGGCGCGGCGCCGGCCGCCGCGACGCTGGCCGGGGCGCTGGCCGGGATGCGCGTGCTGCTGGTCGAGGACAACGTCATCAACCAGGAGGTGGCCAGCTTCATCATGGCCCATGCCGGCGCGACGCTCGACATCGCCGCCAATGGCCGCGCCGCCGTCAGCATGCTGCAGGAGGACGCCGCCTACGACGTGGTGCTGATGGACTTGCAGATGCCGGTGATGAACGGCTTCGAGGCCACGGCCGCGATCCGCGCCGCCGGCTTGACCCTGCCGATCGTGGCCATGACCGCGAATGCGATGGACGAAGACCGCCGGCGCTCGCTGGAAGCGGGCATGCAGGCCCACCTGGCCAAGCCGATCGACGTCGACGCGCTGGTGGCGACCCTGGCGCGGGTGACGCGGCGGCCGGCGCCCGCGGATGGCGCCGGGGCCAGGCCGGCGGCGGCGGCACTGCCGGCCGCGCTGCCGCACCTGCCCGGCATCGACCTCAAGTCCACCCTGCCCCGCTTCGCCGGCAGCGTCGAGCGCTTCTGCGCGCTGTTCGTGCGCTTCGCCGACGGCCAGGGCGCTACCGTCGCCGAACTGCGCGCCCACGTCGATGCGGGCGACCGCACGGGCGCCGGCCAGCTGGCGCACCGGCTGCGCGGCGTCAGCGCCAACCTCGGCGCCGGCGCCGCTGCCGACGCCGCCGATGCGCTCGAACAGGCGCTGCGCACGGCCGACGACGGCACCGTGCGCCTGCGCCTGGCCGACCTGGCGCGGGAACTCGATGCGCTGGCCGCCAGCGCGCGCGAGCTGGCGCCGGCGCAGCCGGAGTCGTCCCCGGTCCTACCCCCGATGGATGACGGCGCCACGCTGCACGCCGCACTGGCGCAGCTGCTCCACTTACTACAGAATAACAATATGAAGGCCATCGCCGCCGAAGCCGCGCTGCGTCCGGCCCTGGCGGCGCAGGCCGGGCAGCAAGCCGCGGTGACGCTGGCCGACGCCATCGCCACCCTGCGCTTCGACGAGGCGGCGCGGCAGGTGGCGCGCCTCCTGGAGCGAAAGGAAACACCATGA
- a CDS encoding diguanylate cyclase — protein sequence MSWTEMALNGRILVVDDAMENVQILHAALQDEQEVLFALDGERALELARSQLPDLILVDAMMPGMDGYAVCAALRAAPETRDIPVIFVTALKTPEDETRALEAGAADFISKPVNAAVVRARVRTQLTVKRQADALRALTLTDPLTGVANRRAFDERLEAEWRRCARAGLPVALVLADVDHFKAYNDHYGHQAGDACLVQVAAALRRGAGRTHDLVTRYGGEEFAILLPQLDLHGAEGVAHRLADELARLGIAHAASSTAPQLTMSMGLASLVPEDGQGSDTLVARADALLYRAKADGRNRYRVDAAAGAPTPGRKVQA from the coding sequence ATGAGCTGGACCGAGATGGCCCTCAATGGCCGCATCCTGGTGGTCGACGATGCAATGGAAAACGTCCAGATCCTGCACGCGGCGCTGCAGGACGAGCAGGAAGTGCTGTTCGCGCTCGATGGCGAACGCGCGCTGGAACTGGCGCGCAGCCAGCTTCCCGACCTGATCCTGGTCGACGCCATGATGCCTGGCATGGACGGCTATGCCGTGTGCGCGGCGCTGCGCGCGGCGCCCGAGACGCGCGACATCCCCGTCATCTTCGTCACCGCCCTCAAGACGCCGGAAGACGAGACCCGCGCGCTGGAAGCCGGCGCCGCCGACTTCATCAGCAAGCCGGTCAACGCGGCCGTGGTGCGCGCCCGCGTGCGCACCCAGCTGACCGTCAAGCGCCAGGCCGACGCGCTGCGCGCGCTGACCCTCACCGATCCGCTGACCGGCGTCGCCAACCGCCGCGCCTTCGACGAGCGCCTGGAAGCCGAATGGCGGCGCTGCGCGCGCGCCGGGTTGCCGGTGGCACTGGTCCTGGCCGACGTCGACCATTTCAAGGCCTATAACGACCATTACGGCCACCAGGCCGGCGACGCCTGCCTGGTGCAGGTGGCGGCGGCGCTGCGGCGCGGCGCCGGCCGCACGCACGACCTGGTCACGCGCTACGGCGGCGAGGAATTCGCCATCTTGCTGCCCCAGCTCGACCTTCACGGCGCCGAGGGCGTGGCGCACCGCCTGGCCGACGAACTGGCCCGGCTCGGCATCGCGCACGCGGCCTCGTCGACGGCGCCGCAACTGACCATGAGCATGGGACTGGCGAGCCTGGTGCCGGAGGATGGGCAAGGGTCCGACACGCTGGTGGCACGCGCCGACGCCCTGCTCTACCGGGCCAAGGCGGACGGACGCAACCGCTATCGGGTGGATGCGGCAGCCGGCGCGCCCACGCCAGGCCGCAAGGTTCAGGCGTAG
- a CDS encoding MaoC family dehydratase, whose translation MATTIALDALPARVGHEVAVSDWFAVGQDRIATFAEATDDRQWIHLDPERCRRESPFGQPVAHGFLTLSLLPAMLTSALAIEGMRMGVNYGLNKVRFPSPLPAGSRVRGRWLLRGAEAVAGGWQFAWDVTIEAEGAAKPVCVAEFLIRCYA comes from the coding sequence ATGGCCACCACGATCGCCCTCGACGCGCTGCCCGCCCGGGTGGGCCACGAAGTCGCCGTCTCCGACTGGTTCGCGGTGGGGCAGGACCGCATCGCCACCTTCGCCGAGGCCACCGACGACCGCCAGTGGATCCACCTCGATCCCGAGCGCTGCCGGCGCGAATCTCCGTTCGGCCAGCCGGTGGCGCACGGCTTCCTCACCTTGTCGCTGTTGCCGGCCATGCTCACCAGCGCACTCGCGATCGAAGGCATGCGCATGGGCGTCAACTATGGCCTGAACAAGGTGCGCTTTCCCAGTCCGCTGCCGGCCGGCAGCCGGGTGCGCGGCCGCTGGCTGCTGCGCGGCGCCGAGGCGGTAGCCGGCGGCTGGCAATTCGCCTGGGACGTGACGATCGAGGCCGAGGGCGCGGCCAAGCCCGTGTGCGTGGCCGAGTTCCTGATCCGCTGCTACGCCTGA
- a CDS encoding MaoC family dehydratase — protein sequence MTAGPDKGAAAQAPGQADVQAQPGKRWYFEDFHPGQQIDLGERTVTEAEILAFAREFDPQSFHVDHDAAGSSLYGGLIASGWHTCSMMMRMVVDGLLNASAGMGSPGLDGVRWLQPVRAGDTLRVRYLTRQVKASNTKPDRGVVWSTWIATNQHGLDVCTVDGMSMYGRRPAKES from the coding sequence ATGACGGCAGGACCAGACAAGGGAGCGGCGGCGCAGGCGCCCGGGCAGGCGGATGTCCAGGCGCAGCCCGGCAAGCGCTGGTATTTCGAGGATTTCCACCCCGGCCAGCAGATCGACCTGGGCGAGCGCACCGTCACCGAGGCCGAGATCCTCGCCTTCGCCCGTGAATTCGATCCCCAGTCCTTCCACGTCGACCATGACGCCGCCGGGTCTTCGCTGTACGGCGGCCTCATCGCCAGCGGCTGGCATACCTGCAGCATGATGATGCGGATGGTGGTCGACGGCCTGTTGAACGCCTCGGCCGGCATGGGCTCGCCCGGCCTCGACGGCGTGCGCTGGCTGCAGCCGGTGCGCGCCGGCGACACGCTGCGCGTGCGCTATCTCACGCGCCAGGTCAAGGCGTCCAACACCAAACCCGATCGCGGCGTCGTCTGGTCGACCTGGATCGCCACCAACCAGCACGGCCTCGACGTGTGCACGGTCGACGGCATGAGCATGTACGGGCGCCGTCCCGCAAAGGAGAGCTGA